The proteins below are encoded in one region of Bremerella sp. P1:
- a CDS encoding N,N-dimethylformamidase beta subunit family domain-containing protein, whose translation MSDDPTRVPRRAFLKGTVASTMLGSAPLLAQTAYAQVSSSSAGLVQQENALEGADDWQLTRVRVDGDGFRSPWIEGYCSQQSVAAGESLDVMVSCNPTRSFTLELFRMGYYGGKGARLVKTYGPFDAVTQPTPSPGEKNLHECRWKPSLTLEIPPDWLSGVYVGRLTTIPKPGEPYWQSHIIFIVRDDRPADILFQVSDNTWQAYNRWPNNYSIYTHPRGVQGPWADVSFDRPYAREAQHNGVVNDPRTVGSGEFLPFEFPLSYWLEEHGYDVTYCSNSDMLSPERGLKCKAFISVGHDEYWDIRQFRSVEKMRDEGVNLLFLSGNSVCWVTPFRENSDGIANRIIFRGGPYGGNESHAVTREHDHGPFPHRGPDEGLLMGARNVRPVNGGGDWTITQPDHWIFAGTDVKRGDSIPGLVGWEYHGNPPEIDGLEVVADGTAWQGGVNPQQWTATIYPGPKGNYVFNAATIFWAQGLSSPPGHVLPWSHWSRPHGPDARVQQITHNLLRQAVKGNRV comes from the coding sequence ATGAGTGACGATCCTACCAGGGTGCCCCGACGCGCGTTCTTAAAAGGCACGGTTGCCTCAACGATGCTGGGATCCGCACCATTACTTGCCCAAACAGCCTATGCCCAGGTTAGTTCATCCTCTGCCGGATTGGTTCAGCAGGAAAACGCCCTAGAAGGTGCCGACGATTGGCAGCTTACACGTGTGCGTGTCGATGGAGATGGATTCCGGTCACCTTGGATTGAAGGGTACTGCTCCCAACAAAGCGTGGCCGCTGGCGAATCGCTCGACGTGATGGTCTCATGCAATCCTACACGATCATTCACACTTGAACTATTCCGAATGGGGTACTACGGTGGCAAGGGTGCCCGATTGGTGAAAACATACGGTCCTTTCGACGCAGTCACGCAGCCCACACCAAGCCCGGGAGAGAAGAACCTTCACGAATGCCGCTGGAAGCCCTCGCTAACACTCGAGATTCCTCCAGACTGGTTAAGTGGTGTCTACGTCGGGAGGCTCACCACGATCCCCAAGCCCGGTGAACCCTACTGGCAAAGTCATATCATCTTCATCGTTCGGGACGATCGTCCGGCCGACATTCTCTTTCAGGTAAGCGACAATACGTGGCAAGCCTACAATCGCTGGCCGAACAACTATTCCATCTATACCCACCCCCGTGGTGTTCAGGGACCATGGGCGGATGTCAGCTTTGATCGTCCCTATGCCCGGGAAGCGCAGCATAATGGCGTGGTCAATGACCCGCGGACAGTTGGCTCCGGCGAATTTCTTCCCTTCGAGTTTCCACTCTCATATTGGCTTGAAGAGCACGGCTACGACGTCACTTACTGTTCCAACAGCGATATGCTCTCCCCAGAACGGGGTCTGAAGTGCAAGGCGTTTATCAGCGTCGGGCACGACGAATATTGGGACATCCGCCAATTCCGTTCAGTGGAGAAGATGCGGGACGAAGGAGTGAATCTGTTATTCCTTTCCGGCAATAGCGTCTGCTGGGTGACGCCTTTCCGCGAAAACAGCGATGGTATAGCAAATCGAATCATCTTTCGTGGAGGCCCCTACGGAGGGAACGAGTCGCACGCAGTGACCCGCGAACATGACCATGGCCCGTTTCCCCATCGCGGGCCGGACGAAGGTCTGTTAATGGGTGCCCGGAATGTTCGGCCCGTGAACGGTGGAGGCGATTGGACAATCACTCAGCCCGACCATTGGATCTTTGCTGGTACCGATGTAAAGCGAGGAGATTCGATTCCCGGTTTGGTCGGCTGGGAATACCACGGCAATCCTCCCGAGATTGACGGCCTGGAAGTGGTCGCCGATGGAACGGCCTGGCAGGGTGGTGTGAATCCTCAGCAGTGGACCGCAACCATATATCCCGGACCGAAAGGCAATTATGTCTTCAACGCAGCAACCATCTTCTGGGCCCAAGGACTCAGTAGTCCACCGGGTCACGTACTACCGTGGTCGCACTGGAGCCGACCGCACGGGCCGGATGCTCGTGTACAGCAAATAACCCACAACCTGCTTCGTCAGGCTGTCAAAGGAAACAGAGTCTAG
- a CDS encoding dihydroorotate dehydrogenase-like protein, which produces MSVELTTSYLGLELSGPIVAGACPLTGNVEQIKALADAGAAAIVLPSLFEEQIEHDEMELYRLSDYQAEASAEASGFLPTISHYNLGTRQYVKLLQSAKAAVNVPVIASLNGCSPHGWGRYSKMLVDAGADALEMNIYFVPTDPQITSAEVEQRYLDLVEEVRNVVSIPIAVKMGPYITALPNFAMRLAEAGANGFVLFNRYLEPEIDIDQFQVQPHLELSVPSELRLPLRWIAILREHLSASLAATSGVHSATDVIKTLLAGADVAMMVSSLLINGSHVIHDCLEEIEAWMVEHEYESLTQMRGCMSRHNCENPSAYERANYLKALTSFTSEYNA; this is translated from the coding sequence ATGAGTGTTGAATTGACAACCAGCTACCTCGGACTTGAACTGTCAGGACCTATCGTGGCCGGAGCTTGTCCCTTGACGGGAAACGTGGAGCAAATCAAAGCCCTGGCTGACGCAGGCGCAGCGGCAATCGTGTTGCCATCTTTGTTTGAAGAGCAGATCGAACACGATGAAATGGAATTGTATCGGTTGAGCGATTACCAGGCAGAAGCATCAGCAGAAGCGAGCGGTTTTCTCCCCACCATAAGCCACTACAACCTGGGAACCCGCCAATACGTCAAGCTACTCCAGTCGGCCAAGGCCGCTGTAAATGTTCCGGTGATTGCCAGTCTCAATGGATGTTCGCCTCACGGCTGGGGACGCTACTCCAAGATGCTGGTCGACGCAGGTGCCGATGCCTTGGAAATGAACATCTACTTCGTACCGACAGATCCTCAGATCACCTCTGCTGAGGTGGAACAACGCTACTTGGACCTGGTTGAGGAGGTACGCAACGTCGTCTCAATCCCAATCGCGGTCAAAATGGGGCCCTACATTACGGCATTACCCAACTTTGCTATGCGATTGGCGGAAGCTGGGGCTAATGGGTTCGTTCTCTTCAATCGATACCTGGAACCGGAAATTGATATTGATCAGTTTCAAGTGCAACCCCACCTCGAATTGAGCGTCCCATCCGAGCTACGCTTACCATTGCGTTGGATCGCGATACTGCGAGAACATCTCTCCGCGTCGCTAGCTGCGACAAGCGGAGTTCATTCAGCGACCGATGTGATCAAGACACTTCTAGCAGGTGCTGACGTTGCCATGATGGTTTCATCTCTTCTCATAAATGGATCACATGTCATCCACGACTGTTTGGAAGAAATTGAGGCCTGGATGGTGGAACATGAATACGAGTCGCTCACGCAAATGCGAGGATGCATGAGCCGTCACAATTGCGAGAATCCTTCAGCGTACGAGCGGGCAAACTATCTGAAGGCCCTGACATCATTCACATCAGAATACAACGCTTAA